A section of the Aphanothece sacrum FPU1 genome encodes:
- a CDS encoding class I SAM-dependent methyltransferase — MDNQDLFSQKANFFDRWAPNYDWLLTTIFYQAIHQRLLSYVTLPHPSQVLDLGCGTGRLLHRLANKFPDLQGTGVDLSPQMLKEARQNNQHHPRLIYTKGNAESLPFVHNQFDAVFNTISFLHYPHPQIVFSEVSRILRPQGQFFLADFTMGTMKSTRFSPGGINFYNTQQREKFAETVGLNCMGHYHLLPRVILSIFSPTSST; from the coding sequence ATGGATAATCAAGATTTATTTAGTCAGAAAGCAAACTTTTTTGATCGTTGGGCCCCTAATTATGATTGGTTGCTAACAACTATTTTTTATCAAGCAATTCATCAACGACTATTATCATATGTTACCTTACCTCATCCTTCCCAAGTATTAGACTTAGGGTGTGGAACCGGCCGTCTTTTACATCGTCTTGCGAATAAGTTTCCCGACTTACAAGGAACCGGAGTAGATTTATCTCCCCAAATGTTAAAAGAAGCCCGTCAAAATAATCAACATCATCCACGATTGATCTATACTAAAGGTAATGCAGAATCCCTACCTTTTGTTCATAATCAATTTGATGCAGTGTTTAATACCATTAGTTTTTTACACTATCCTCACCCACAAATTGTATTTAGTGAAGTCAGTCGGATATTACGTCCTCAAGGACAATTTTTCTTAGCTGATTTTACAATGGGAACAATGAAATCTACTCGTTTTTCTCCAGGAGGTATTAACTTTTATAATACTCAACAGCGAGAGAAATTTGCTGAAACAGTGGGATTAAATTGTATGGGACATTATCATTTATTACCAAGAGTTATTTTAAGTATTTTTTCTCCTACTTCTTCAACCTAA
- a CDS encoding fatty acyl-AMP ligase has product MIFISPKSTYTINSVLTLEELQYQSTLVELLQYRAIHQSEKKAYTFLKNGESELITLTYGELDLEARKIAAKLQSLNMVGERALLLYNPGIEFISAFFGCLYAGVIGVPLYPPKRNQNLSRIQSIINNCSAKLALTTQDISETVEKHFDNTPELAKLQWLTTDNDRGSLELTWEKPEITSDSLAFLQYTSGSTGNPKGVMVTHGNLLHNEQMVEVAFGHTKQTIFVGWLPLFHDMGLIGNVLQPLHLGIPCILMSPVDFLQKPYRWLQAISQYRATTSGGPNFAYDLCIHKVTPEQMETLDLTSWEVAFTGAEPIRAETLEKFTEKFAACGFRKEVFYPCYGMAEATLFISGGLKSQAPVFQTIEEQALEENQVICASVEQPETRTLVGCGREWLEQKILIVNPQSLRECEPNTVGEIWVSGGSIAKGYWEQQQKTEETFNAYVADTQEGPFLRTGDLGFLGEDGELFVTGRLKDVIIVRGRNHYPQDIELTLEQNCRELISHRSAAFTINLDGQEKLVVVAEVERRYHDRRQKSSAVPLAEEKRKLRDRRDQYSIDHGFTLELSEQPVFEVIVNKIKQAVAAHHGLQVYRVLLLRVGTIPKTSSGKIQRHACRRGSIEGTLNVVYDSNT; this is encoded by the coding sequence ATGATTTTTATTTCCCCCAAATCTACATATACTATTAATTCGGTTTTGACCTTAGAAGAGCTTCAATATCAGTCCACATTAGTTGAGCTTTTACAATATCGAGCTATCCACCAATCAGAGAAAAAAGCCTATACATTTCTTAAAAATGGAGAAAGCGAATTAATCACCCTAACCTATGGAGAACTAGATTTAGAGGCAAGAAAGATAGCAGCTAAATTACAATCATTAAATATGGTAGGGGAAAGAGCATTATTGTTATATAATCCAGGAATTGAGTTTATTAGTGCTTTTTTTGGTTGTTTATATGCAGGAGTTATTGGAGTTCCTCTATATCCTCCCAAGCGTAACCAAAACTTATCAAGAATTCAATCGATCATAAATAATTGTAGTGCAAAATTAGCCTTAACCACCCAAGACATCTCAGAAACAGTAGAAAAGCATTTTGATAACACACCTGAGTTAGCAAAGTTACAGTGGTTAACTACGGATAACGATAGGGGAAGTTTAGAGTTAACCTGGGAAAAACCAGAAATTACCAGTGATTCCCTTGCCTTTCTGCAATATACATCGGGTTCGACCGGAAATCCTAAAGGAGTCATGGTGACTCATGGAAATCTTCTTCACAATGAGCAGATGGTTGAGGTAGCTTTTGGACATACAAAACAAACAATTTTTGTGGGATGGTTGCCCTTATTTCATGATATGGGACTCATTGGCAATGTTTTACAGCCCTTGCATTTGGGTATTCCCTGTATTCTGATGTCTCCCGTAGATTTTCTGCAAAAACCTTATCGTTGGCTTCAAGCTATTTCTCAATATCGTGCCACTACCAGTGGTGGTCCCAACTTTGCCTATGACTTGTGTATCCATAAAGTTACCCCCGAACAAATGGAAACCTTAGATTTAACCAGTTGGGAGGTAGCATTTACTGGGGCTGAACCGATACGGGCTGAAACCTTAGAAAAGTTTACTGAGAAGTTTGCTGCCTGTGGTTTCCGAAAAGAAGTCTTTTATCCTTGTTATGGGATGGCAGAAGCAACTTTATTTATTAGTGGCGGTCTAAAATCCCAAGCCCCTGTATTTCAAACTATTGAAGAACAAGCCTTAGAAGAAAATCAAGTCATTTGTGCTTCCGTCGAACAACCCGAAACCAGGACATTAGTTGGATGTGGTCGGGAATGGTTAGAACAAAAAATTCTAATTGTTAACCCTCAAAGCTTGAGAGAGTGCGAACCTAATACTGTTGGGGAAATTTGGGTATCAGGAGGCAGTATTGCCAAAGGATACTGGGAACAACAGCAAAAGACTGAAGAAACCTTTAACGCTTATGTGGCTGATACCCAAGAAGGGCCTTTCTTACGAACAGGAGATTTAGGATTTTTGGGAGAAGATGGAGAGTTGTTTGTCACTGGAAGACTCAAAGATGTTATTATCGTTCGCGGACGTAATCATTATCCTCAAGATATTGAATTAACCCTTGAACAAAATTGTAGAGAATTAATTTCCCATCGCAGTGCAGCATTTACTATAAACCTCGATGGACAAGAAAAACTGGTGGTGGTGGCCGAAGTAGAACGTCGTTACCATGATCGTCGTCAAAAATCTTCTGCAGTTCCTCTGGCAGAAGAAAAACGAAAATTGCGCGATCGCCGTGACCAATATTCAATTGATCATGGATTTACCCTTGAACTCTCAGAACAACCCGTTTTTGAGGTCATTGTTAATAAAATTAAACAAGCAGTTGCTGCCCATCATGGATTACAAGTTTATCGGGTCTTATTATTAAGAGTTGGCACGATTCCTAAAACCTCTAGTGGTAAGATTCAGCGACATGCTTGTCGCCGGGGTTCGATTGAAGGAACATTAAATGTGGTTTACGATAGTAATACTTAG
- a CDS encoding DUF29 domain-containing protein → MNTEVISKELYLQNYPLWLSKTSALLRSGNFLALDIEHLIEELEEMGGSHKDALENNLIVVLTHLIKWKYQPDYRCGSWRGSIKEHRRRINKALEKHPGLKPYFREIFWNCYFPAKEWAAEETGLSLTSFPENCPFTPEETINPDYLPN, encoded by the coding sequence ATGAATACTGAAGTAATCTCTAAAGAACTTTACCTTCAAAACTATCCTCTCTGGCTGTCAAAAACTTCGGCATTGCTCCGTTCTGGGAATTTTCTAGCCCTAGATATAGAACATTTGATTGAGGAATTGGAAGAAATGGGTGGGTCTCACAAGGACGCATTAGAAAACAATTTGATTGTTGTCTTAACCCACCTGATAAAATGGAAATATCAACCCGATTATCGTTGTGGAAGTTGGAGGGGAAGCATCAAAGAGCATCGCCGACGGATTAATAAAGCCTTAGAGAAACATCCAGGACTCAAGCCTTATTTCAGGGAAATCTTTTGGAATTGTTACTTTCCGGCTAAAGAGTGGGCTGCTGAAGAAACCGGATTATCACTAACAAGTTTTCCTGAAAACTGTCCTTTTACTCCTGAAGAAACCATAAATCCTGACTATTTGCCTAATTAA
- a CDS encoding acyl carrier protein — translation MSKNASDNLPTHTDIENWLISYVSQLLEIEPIKIDTQVSFNEYGLDSSAAIVLTGDLQEFIGSELDPTLLFDYPTIDALANYIVKIE, via the coding sequence ATGAGCAAAAATGCTTCAGATAATCTCCCTACCCACACTGACATCGAAAATTGGTTAATTTCTTATGTGTCTCAATTACTAGAAATTGAACCAATAAAAATCGATACTCAAGTTTCATTTAATGAATATGGGCTAGACTCCTCGGCTGCTATTGTATTGACGGGAGATCTTCAAGAATTTATAGGCAGCGAACTCGATCCCACTCTCTTATTTGATTATCCGACAATTGATGCTTTGGCAAATTATATTGTTAAAATTGAGTGA
- a CDS encoding fatty acyl-AMP ligase — MYQLNNLPFSSSGESLISLLQERCIYQEHQTAYSFLDRGETEQCSLTYGELDKKARELGAILHDLELQGERALLMYSPGLDFIVAFFACLYAGVIAVPVYPPRRNQSLDRLQAIIKNCQAKEVLTTSAIWSNLEQSLENHPELSALKWLATDNIPKRFNQNWDSPKISQSDLAFLQYTSGSTGNPKGVMVTHDNLLHNERMIQQAFGHTPKSSVVGWLPVFHDMGLIGNVLQPLYSGIPCILMSPVDFLQKPYRWLKAISDHRATTSGGPNFAYDLCVQKVTPEQLETLDLSSWQVAFTGAEPIRAETLEAFADKFAVCGFRKEAFYPCYGMAEATLFITGGKKSQAPKLKTVDEKALEENRVIEVAGQQANTRTLVSCGQEWLGQKLKIVDPNTLTECDKNQVGEIWVSGDSVAKGYWQQPEKTQDTFDAYLADTQVGPFLRTGDLGFLTEDGELFVTGRLKDVLIIRGRNHYPQDIELTVEQSHPALRQSCGAAFVVGTSDKERLIIVQEVERTYLRKIDSNEVIKAIREAVAKHHGLQVHEVVLIRTATIPKTSSGKIQRYRCKEQFLSNMVDRVQPIDVANLSLEKIA, encoded by the coding sequence ATGTATCAACTTAATAATTTGCCATTTTCTTCCTCTGGAGAAAGTTTAATCAGTCTTCTGCAAGAACGGTGTATTTATCAAGAGCATCAAACTGCTTATAGTTTTCTAGACCGAGGAGAAACGGAACAATGTTCTTTAACTTATGGAGAATTAGACAAAAAAGCTAGAGAACTTGGGGCTATTCTTCATGATCTCGAACTACAAGGAGAACGAGCTTTACTGATGTATTCTCCTGGATTAGATTTTATTGTGGCATTTTTTGCCTGTTTATATGCAGGGGTTATTGCCGTTCCCGTTTATCCCCCCAGACGTAATCAATCTCTAGATAGACTACAAGCCATTATTAAAAACTGTCAAGCCAAAGAAGTATTAACTACCAGTGCTATTTGGAGCAACTTAGAACAAAGCTTAGAAAATCATCCAGAATTGTCAGCTTTAAAGTGGTTAGCTACTGATAACATTCCTAAACGGTTTAACCAGAATTGGGATTCTCCTAAAATTAGTCAAAGTGATCTAGCATTCTTACAATATACATCAGGTTCTACTGGAAATCCTAAAGGGGTCATGGTAACACATGATAACTTGCTTCATAATGAACGGATGATTCAGCAGGCCTTTGGCCACACACCTAAGAGTAGTGTTGTGGGATGGTTGCCCGTATTTCATGATATGGGGCTGATTGGTAATGTTTTGCAGCCCTTGTATTCGGGTATTCCTTGTATTCTGATGTCTCCCGTAGACTTCCTGCAAAAACCTTATCGTTGGCTTAAAGCTATTTCTGACCATCGTGCTACTACCAGTGGTGGCCCCAACTTCGCCTATGATTTGTGTGTTCAGAAAGTAACCCCGGAACAATTAGAAACCTTAGATTTAAGTAGTTGGCAAGTCGCTTTTACAGGGGCTGAACCGATACGGGCTGAAACCTTAGAAGCATTTGCTGATAAGTTTGCCGTCTGTGGTTTTCGTAAAGAAGCTTTCTATCCTTGTTATGGTATGGCGGAAGCTACATTATTTATTACAGGTGGCAAGAAATCTCAAGCCCCTAAACTCAAAACTGTAGACGAAAAAGCCCTAGAAGAAAATCGGGTCATTGAAGTTGCTGGCCAACAGGCAAATACCCGAACCTTGGTCAGTTGTGGACAAGAATGGTTAGGGCAAAAATTGAAAATTGTTGACCCAAATACTTTAACTGAGTGTGACAAAAATCAAGTCGGAGAGATTTGGGTATCAGGAGATAGTGTCGCTAAAGGTTATTGGCAACAACCCGAAAAGACTCAAGACACATTTGATGCTTATTTGGCAGATACTCAAGTGGGGCCCTTTTTAAGAACAGGAGATTTAGGGTTTCTGACAGAAGATGGGGAGTTATTTGTCACCGGAAGACTCAAAGATGTTCTCATTATTAGAGGCCGTAATCATTATCCTCAAGATATTGAACTAACGGTTGAACAAAGTCATCCAGCTTTAAGACAGAGTTGTGGTGCTGCTTTTGTTGTGGGAACTTCTGACAAAGAACGACTCATCATTGTACAAGAGGTCGAGCGAACCTATTTACGCAAGATAGATAGTAATGAAGTCATAAAAGCTATTCGTGAAGCAGTTGCTAAACATCATGGTTTACAAGTTCATGAAGTAGTTTTGATACGAACAGCAACCATTCCTAAAACATCTAGCGGTAAAATTCAACGCTATCGCTGTAAAGAACAGTTTTTAAGTAATATGGTTGATCGTGTACAGCCGATTGATGTAGCAAACCTGAGTTTAGAAAAAATTGCCTAA
- the msrP gene encoding protein-methionine-sulfoxide reductase catalytic subunit MsrP produces the protein MNLIRVPPSWHISEHKITDSSVYFNRRNFIKSIIGAGIGASLIPLTGCEKLSSQTALEDSLKLAKINNYQKNRNFINVGRPVTEEILAGQYNNFYEFGGTKNIWSEAQKLPLDNWKVEVTGLVKNPKTYDLDDLKTKFPLEERIYRFRCVEAWSMVLPWIGFPMKALIQAVEPTSQAKFVRFTSFYDPKITQGPGFHLGSLPWPYQESLKIEEMANELAFFAVGIYGHDLPKQHGAPLRMVTPWKYGFKGAKSIVKIEFIEQQPPTYWHTLVPNEYDFEANVNPNKPHPRWSQATEKFISKGPGLSWDIKETLPYNGYGQYVSSLYN, from the coding sequence ATGAATTTAATTCGCGTTCCCCCTTCTTGGCATATTTCTGAACATAAAATAACTGATTCCTCTGTTTATTTTAATCGCCGTAACTTTATCAAATCGATAATTGGAGCAGGAATTGGAGCTAGTTTAATTCCCTTAACTGGTTGTGAAAAATTATCTTCTCAAACTGCGTTAGAAGATAGTCTAAAGCTTGCTAAAATAAACAATTATCAGAAAAATAGAAATTTTATTAACGTAGGTCGTCCCGTAACTGAAGAAATATTAGCGGGACAATATAATAATTTTTATGAATTTGGGGGAACTAAAAATATTTGGTCAGAAGCTCAAAAATTACCTCTAGATAATTGGAAAGTTGAAGTCACTGGACTGGTCAAAAATCCCAAAACTTATGATCTCGATGATCTCAAAACAAAATTTCCCTTAGAAGAAAGAATTTATCGTTTTCGTTGTGTAGAAGCTTGGTCAATGGTATTACCTTGGATTGGATTTCCCATGAAAGCTTTAATTCAAGCAGTTGAACCAACTTCTCAAGCTAAATTTGTCAGATTTACTTCTTTTTATGATCCTAAGATTACACAAGGGCCAGGCTTTCATTTAGGTTCCCTTCCTTGGCCTTATCAAGAAAGTTTAAAAATAGAAGAAATGGCTAATGAATTAGCCTTTTTTGCTGTAGGAATTTATGGTCATGATTTACCTAAACAACATGGCGCACCCTTGCGGATGGTGACTCCTTGGAAATATGGTTTTAAGGGAGCTAAATCTATTGTTAAAATCGAATTTATTGAACAACAACCCCCTACTTATTGGCATACACTGGTTCCAAATGAATATGATTTTGAAGCCAATGTTAACCCCAATAAACCCCATCCCCGTTGGTCACAAGCAACAGAAAAATTTATTAGTAAAGGGCCAGGATTATCTTGGGATATTAAAGAAACTTTGCCCTATAATGGATATGGTCAATATGTGAGTAGTTTGTATAATTAA
- a CDS encoding DICT sensory domain-containing protein, with product MSISKSVLAQLLEILPHWRPQMYFKASLTALSHAMEDQVLAGSDKPLIIANFQQERFYRQEAQRYRRIGQKTDQVYVLAAPETDFKHGSGVYETIAFESTDNLTQEWHLVVIGVNYASCLICQERTFPTNEDNVGSAKDNSRRFEGIWTFDRHVSQQAANILLTRILDYRPELKDKIKLARQKYLPSTELTQGMGKLKQEDTEKLVWESPNTNPDPFVQRLVTYLQAGQYKLIKANHSLAVKEEKERLINSVTTAIRRSLNPDEILQIAVQKLGEGLGVCRCLVYRCKETDTIAKIEHEFLNDGFASIKGQIWPLRNNPLFQEVVELRDALTIENVLNDPRIIQEGQIQDIDGSLQTLINSCSILSWMLVPILYQGKLLGMLELHHCGPNTVAWKSEDISLVNAIATQIGVTLIQAEAYANLQDLNEQLEALDRTRSNLVAITGHELRTPLSTIQVCLESLATEPDMSLELRQVMLSTALQDAERMRKLVQDFLTLSQLESGRIEWNLEPLDLSECVELALSHVRARNRGGNLPQIHNFINTEIPLIQADGEWLVEVLAKLLDNACKFTPVEGEVSIRVRSNNIDSLEVTISDTGRGIEPNRLETVFDRFYQEEGALRRSTGGTGLGLAICRQILKGWGGQIWAESEGKNQGSKFHFTVPIFLEKIPRQTQENQSSFSSKTKKSTKKRG from the coding sequence ATGAGTATATCAAAATCGGTTTTAGCACAATTGTTGGAAATTCTTCCTCATTGGCGGCCTCAAATGTATTTTAAGGCTTCCTTGACGGCACTTTCTCATGCAATGGAAGATCAGGTATTGGCCGGATCTGATAAACCTTTGATTATTGCCAATTTTCAACAAGAACGATTTTATCGTCAAGAAGCACAAAGATATCGACGAATTGGACAAAAAACTGATCAGGTTTACGTTTTAGCTGCTCCAGAAACGGACTTTAAACATGGTTCTGGTGTTTATGAAACGATCGCCTTTGAATCTACGGATAATCTAACTCAAGAATGGCATTTAGTGGTCATTGGAGTCAATTATGCTAGTTGTCTAATTTGTCAGGAACGCACTTTCCCAACGAATGAGGATAATGTGGGATCAGCTAAGGATAATAGTCGTCGTTTTGAAGGAATTTGGACGTTTGATCGTCATGTTAGTCAACAAGCGGCGAATATTCTCTTGACAAGAATTTTAGATTATAGACCCGAATTAAAAGATAAAATTAAACTAGCTCGTCAGAAGTATTTACCCTCAACTGAATTAACTCAAGGAATGGGGAAACTGAAGCAAGAAGATACAGAAAAATTGGTTTGGGAGTCTCCGAATACTAATCCTGATCCCTTTGTTCAACGTTTGGTAACTTATCTTCAGGCCGGTCAATATAAACTCATTAAAGCTAATCATTCTTTGGCAGTAAAAGAGGAGAAAGAAAGGTTAATTAATTCGGTGACAACGGCAATTCGACGTTCTTTAAATCCTGACGAAATTTTACAAATTGCGGTACAAAAATTAGGGGAAGGTTTAGGGGTTTGTCGTTGTTTAGTTTATCGTTGTAAAGAAACTGATACTATTGCTAAAATTGAGCATGAATTTTTAAATGATGGATTTGCTTCTATCAAGGGACAAATTTGGCCATTACGCAATAATCCTTTGTTTCAGGAAGTAGTAGAGTTACGGGATGCGTTAACAATTGAAAATGTCTTAAATGACCCTCGTATTATTCAAGAAGGACAAATTCAAGATATAGATGGATCTCTACAAACTCTAATAAACAGTTGTTCAATTTTGTCTTGGATGTTAGTTCCCATTCTTTATCAAGGTAAACTTTTAGGAATGTTGGAGTTACACCATTGTGGTCCTAATACTGTTGCTTGGAAAAGTGAAGATATTTCCTTAGTTAATGCGATCGCTACTCAAATTGGGGTAACGTTAATTCAAGCAGAAGCGTATGCGAATCTTCAAGATCTTAACGAACAACTGGAAGCACTTGATCGCACTCGCTCAAATTTAGTAGCAATTACGGGTCATGAATTACGAACACCTTTATCTACTATTCAGGTATGTTTAGAAAGTTTAGCGACTGAACCGGATATGTCTCTTGAATTGCGTCAAGTGATGCTGAGTACGGCCCTACAAGATGCTGAAAGAATGCGTAAATTAGTGCAAGATTTTTTGACATTATCTCAGTTAGAAAGTGGTCGGATAGAATGGAATTTAGAACCCTTAGATCTTAGCGAATGTGTTGAATTAGCTTTAAGTCATGTTCGGGCCCGTAATAGAGGGGGAAATTTACCTCAAATTCATAACTTTATTAATACAGAGATTCCCTTGATTCAAGCGGATGGGGAATGGTTGGTTGAAGTACTTGCTAAATTACTGGATAATGCTTGTAAATTTACTCCGGTTGAAGGAGAAGTCAGTATAAGGGTTAGGTCGAATAATATTGATAGTTTAGAAGTAACTATTTCGGATACAGGTAGAGGAATTGAACCTAATCGTTTAGAAACGGTTTTTGATCGTTTTTATCAAGAGGAAGGGGCCCTAAGACGTAGTACGGGAGGAACCGGATTAGGTTTAGCTATTTGTCGTCAAATTCTCAAGGGTTGGGGAGGACAAATTTGGGCAGAATCAGAAGGGAAAAATCAGGGTAGTAAGTTTCATTTTACGGTTCCTATTTTCCTTGAGAAAATTCCTCGGCAAACTCAAGAAAATCAATCTTCTTTTAGTTCTAAAACTAAAAAATCTACCAAGAAAAGAGGATGA